The window TTGTTTAACCGCAGTTTCTAATTTGGCTATTAGTTCTTCAGAGTCAAAATTGGGATTAGCTTTTACCCAATCAGCTAGATCCCCTTTCTCTGGTATTTCTGCCCAGATATTTTTGGGATTGAGAACTAGACAGGGAAAGTCAGCTTCAACTGCTGCTGATTCTATTAGTCTGGCTTTTTTTCTTCCTGCTTCATCATTGTCGGGAAAGTAAGCTAATCCCTCTGCACCAGCTTTTTTTAAAGCTTTTATAGTTGAGGCAATTGCGTTTTTATTCCAATTTGACCCTTGCCACGTTATTGTCGCGATCGCTCTTTTTCTTGCTGCTTCGACACATTGTTCCCCTTCTACTGCTAACACCCACTTATTACGGCAATGGGCAGCAGCTTCTTGTTGCCGATAAGCATTCCAGTCTTTTGACCCTCTTTTCCACCGTACTAATCCGTTTGAGCTAATGTGTGCCTGTCTAAAGGTTTTTTCCCTTCCTTTATCGGTTTGCCACTCGAAGCGAGATACCCATTGATTTTTTGAGTAGTAGTAACGGGTTTCAGTAGCGTTGCTATGTATTCCCTGTTTCTGTAGCCATTGAGGAACTTCTGTTTCGGTGTTTGGTTGAGGTATATCTTCGGCTGCTGCTGGTAACTTGGCTAATCTGGGAACGGGAATTTCTGACTTAGGAACTTCAGGGGCTGAATTTACACTCTTCCTTGCTCCCCTGCTCCCCTGCTCCAGGGCGCATTTGCGCCGACTCCTGGATAGGAGTCGCTGCGAAGCAGCCTCTCCCCTGCTCTCTACTACTTCGCTCCAGGGACGAATTGCTTCTCGGATATCCTTAACTTCGCAACCGCACTTAAACGGATGGTACTTGCCAGTAGGTTTGTCGATTTTAAAGCCACCATCGCCACATACAGGGCATTTACAGTGGTATTCAGAACCTGTTTCTTTGACTATTTCGAGGCGATCTAAATAGTCCAGAATCTTAAAAGGTGCGATGAAATTAATCATGCTACACCTCCCTTATTCAGACAGTTTAAAAGATGTTGCGCGAAAGTAGAGATGTCAAATGGTCTGACCTCTCGTAAAATATAATTATCCATTGGGTAACTCCTTATGGAATTTTTACTTGGGGCGATCGCTGTTCTTTGGTCGGAAACGGGCGGTCGCTCTTAATTTTTAGCTTTACTCTAATCGGCTATTTCTTTAGTTTTTTGAATTGGAAATGAAAACACGCTCTTAAAAAGCCGATTCTAATTCACTAAGAGAATTAATAATCTGAAAATTAGTTTTCAAATTTAACTCCCAAATCTACATTCAATTCTTGTTCAATCCTCCTAATAATTTCTTCGGTTGCTGGCGATCTCATATCTTCTGACTCTAATTGATACCAGTAAGAACGACTAATATTACAATCACGACAAATTTGGCTTAAAGAACGAGGATCGTTCTCTCTAGCTTCTTTGATTCGCTGTCCCAAACCTGGGAAATCACCAATACTCTCCTGAACTCGTTTGACTTGCAATGTTTTCATAATTAAATTTCCAATTCTCATCATATTGTATATTGTCTACAGATGTTTGACAACTGTTTGCAGACAATTTACAATAAAGTTATTAGGAAACAACAGCACATTGCAAGCCTAAAGTTAACCAAAGTGCCATAATTCAGTATTTATCTGCACCAAGAAAAAATAATAAAACTCTTTTTCAGGAAACTAACGTGGCAGGTTTAATATAAACCGTAGAACGAGGAGCAACTACTAAGAGTTAAAATATAAAAATAAGACCTAAAGGTCAAAATCGAACCAATGACTAGTGCTGAATCCAAACCAAATTACGAAAACGCAATTTTACAGCAATTAATTAAAAATGCCGAACGATTAGCAGTAATCGAGTTTGAAACCAAAACCATGAAAACCCAAGTCAACAAAATCGATATCTTGGAGCAAAAAGTAGACTATATTTATAAGTCATTAAAATGGGTTTTCGGATTGCTTGGAGCAATATTAATTGCCGTAATAGCCAACTTATTAAGCCAACCTATTTTAAGTTGGCTCAGTTGAACGCACATCAGAATTCAATCAAATTTATCCTTATCTTTTTCAACTAAGATAGGGATTTTTTTTATTAGCTATCGCTAAAAAATTAGTGGACTTAACACGAAGGAGAGCAAGTACCGTCCAAAGTTCTGCTCTCCTTCTCACTCACCAATAATGAGGTAATCTCATGATGACATATACAGCAGAAAAATTACCACAATCAGTATCAACATTAGACGAAACACCCCTCGTCACCATTGAATTCGCACCGAACATTCATCCCACAGAAACCGAAAAATATAATTACCAACCTAAATTCAGATTCCATGATGAGGTAATCAACAAATTTAATCCTTCCAAGTTACTTACTATCTGCGCTTTAGAACTTATCGAACATAAAACCCCTTCAGGCTTGCTACTCCAACAACCTTACTGGAAATATAAGGTCGATGATGGTTGCTGGTACGAAGAATCAGTTTTAATCCGCCAATCTGACACCTGTGCTAAATGCACTTACTTTCAGGATTACCGCGACGAAAGAGGTACGGGCTGGTGTCACCTGTTTGACGACGCTACTAGAAGACACCACCAACGAACTAATGACTGCGAGCTTAACTCTGAATCTAGGTCACTCCTTGCCCTTCCATATTCAGAATACGATTACGGAGATATGGTTAAAGTCGTAGACTCCGACGAAGACCATAACGAATGGGCAACGTTTGA is drawn from Myxosarcina sp. GI1 and contains these coding sequences:
- a CDS encoding helix-turn-helix transcriptional regulator, which translates into the protein MKTLQVKRVQESIGDFPGLGQRIKEARENDPRSLSQICRDCNISRSYWYQLESEDMRSPATEEIIRRIEQELNVDLGVKFEN